A segment of the Frankineae bacterium MT45 genome:
CAGTCCTTCCATCACCGCACTCACCGGCGGCGGATTCCAGGTCGCGTTCCAGGCCAACACCGGGTCGCTATGGACCGTCGGCTCAGCAGGAAACAAGAACTGGGGTGCCGGCATGGATCCCAAGTCAAGTCCCAGCATCACCAGCCAGGCCAACAACGGCTTCGAGGTGGCGCTGCAGATCAATACCCATGATCTGTGGACGCTAGGCACGACGCAGTCAAAGGACTGGAAGCTCGGCCCGATGGCGGGGACGAGCCCCTCCATCACCGCACTCACCGGCGGCGGATTCCAGGTCGCGTTCCAGGCCAACACCGGGTCGCTATGGACCGTCGGCTCAGCAGGAAACAAGAACTGGGGTGCCGGCATGGATCCCAAGTCAAGTCCCAGCATCACCAGCCAGGCCAACAACGGCTTCGAGGTGGCGCTGCAGATCAATACCCATGATCTGTGGACGCTAGGCACGACGCAGTCAAAGGACTGGAAGCTCGGCCCGATGGCGGGGACGAGCCCCTCCATCACCGCACTTGCCGGCGGCGGATTCCAGGTCGCGTTCCAGGCCAACACCGGGTCGCTATGGACCGTCGGCTCAGCAGGGAATCAGAACTGGGGTGCCGGCATGGACGCCACGTCAAGTCCGAGCATCACGAGCTAGTTCCGACTCTGAAGCGGGAATTGCGCCAGCAGGTGCCGGGTTTTTCCTGGCATCTGCTGGCGTGTCATGGCACCGACTCAAAGGCCGTGCCAAATCTGTCGTGGGCTGTATCCGTCTCGGCGGAGCCAGTGGTCGGTATAGACGATTCGACGTGGCGTGATGATCGTGAGTGGGTCGCGGGGCGGCTCGTTCACGCTACGGCCGCGCTCAACGTGATCTGATTGCCAGCGGAACGCGTCCCAGTAGTCGTCTGCCTCCGGCTCGTCGCGCTCGAGGGTGCGAGCGGTGCCAAATATCTGCGCGCCGCGACTGCTGGCCTGGCCGACGAGCGGAGCGACAATGCCTGCCGATACTCGCGAGTCTCGGCGAAGGTTGCGCGACTTGGGTGAGTCGTTCCAGGACGTGAACATGATCTCGAAACCAAGCGAGTAAAACCGCACCGGCGTAGCTGCCGGTGACCCGTCCTCGGCGACCGTAGCGATCACGGCAAGGTTCTGCGTTGACAGCAGATTGAGGATTCGCTCCTCAAGCAGTTCAGGTGGGCAGGGCGCGGTCGGCGCGGGGCCCGCGAGCCAGGAGTTGGTGATTGGCATGGTCGCTGCGACGTTACCGGCTTCATGCCATGTTTGAACGTCGCGAGCTCGGCGTCACACCCGAATGACAGCCGGTCCGCCGGCCTCTTCAATGGCGTCGAAGTCATCGTCCTGGGTGACGACGTCCATCCCGTTCGCGAGTGCAACAGCAGCAATCCACAGGTCATTTACCTTGGCTCGTCGACCAAGCTCCGCGAGTCGCACCCTAAGCTCCGCCCAACGACGTGCTGCCTCAGCCGTGACCGGCAGTGCCTCGACGGCGGATGCTGCACCCAGGGTCGACAAGCGCCGGGCGCGAGTCGCGGTATCGGCCGCCGCGAGCACGCCCGCATGCAATTCACCCAGTGTTACGACGCAGATCGTCGTCTGTTCGGGCAGGGCACCAACATCGAGACGGCGACCGGACTCGCGGGCGATCAGCACGCTCGTATCGAGGAGTGCGGGGCGCTCCGTCACAGCGGATCGAGATCGTCAGTCGTGTCTGCGGCCAGTACCGCGAGGTCGTGGGTCAGCGCGGCGTCAGCTTGGTGATCCACGATCAGGGTGAGGAGGTCTGCCCTGCTGAAGAACTGCGGGCGTAGCGCACGAACCGGACTGAGCTCGGCCACGGGCTTGCCATTGACGGTGATGGTGATCCGAGTGCCGTCCGATACCTGACGCAGCACTTCAGCCGTGTGATTGCGCAGATCACGGGACGCGACCGAGGTCATGTGCGCAATCGTAGCATCATTGCCACACTGTCGCACTGCCATTCAGTGCGGCGGCAACCCCGCTCAGCATCGGCTCCGACCGCCGATGTTCGTTACGGTGGCCTGGTGAACGGAGCCCAAGTCGACAACGCGAGTGAGGTCCGGACGCGAAACGCGCGCGGGGAAGCTCGCCGCGAGGATCTACTCGGTCGAATCACTGACGATGTGGTCGCGAACGGCCTCGCCGATTTCTCTCTGCGGCGCGCGGCGCGGGCGTGTGGGACGACGCACAAGGTGCTGCTCTATCACTTCGGAAGCCTCGAGAGCTTGTTGGCGACCATCGTTCGGGAACTGCGTGGTCGACGGGTTCAGGTTGGGCTTAGCGCCTCCTCCATGGGTGGGACCACTCTCGCGGAGCGCGTCCTCTCACTCTGGCCCGGTTTGGTTGGGCCAGAGGCCGACGCTCTCGACCAGGCAGTCGGCCTGGCTATGACAGACCCTGCCCGATATGGATCTCTCACAGATACTGCGCTCGACGAGTACCTGCCGGCCCTGCGCGGCATCTGCCCGGAAACTTGGGACGAGCCCCGCAAGCACGAGGTTGCCAGTCTGATTCTTGCCACGTTGCGCGGACTGGTCCTCACTCGCCGGACGTCTACGGTCCCGTTCGATCCGACGCCGGCCCTTGCCGCGCTGCAGCGAGCGCTTGATCGCGAGGAGTCGACTGACAGCAAGTGAACCGTGTGGTTCACTTGATCCATGACCGATATACGACCACGGTCGCTGACCGCCTCCATCAACATTGCCGCGTCCCGAGAGGCTGTCTGGCGTGTCGTGGCCGACGTACGAAGGACGGGGGAGTGGTCGCCCGAATGCGTGAGCGTGACACCGATCGGTCGGCTTCGAGCCGGCTCGTTCTTACTCGGCCGCAATCGTCGCGGGCGAATTCGCTGGGTAACCCTGTCTCGAGTCACGGAGTGCGAACCGGCCGCCGCCATCGCCTGGACGGTTCTGACCAATCGGTCCCGGTGGCGGTATGAGCTGCAGACCGACGCAAACGGGACCACGGTAATCGAAACGCGACGCACGCCACGTGGAGAGAGTCGATTCGCGTTGTGGTTCACCCGCGTCTTTCTGGAGGGCCAGGCTGTGCATGACGACGAACTGGAGTCCGGCATGGCAGCTGGCTTAGGCCGGATCAAGCGAATCGTCGAAAGTGTTCCGACCGTGGGGCCTTAGGCGACGGCTGTGGTGGGGGTGGTGTGTTGGTTGTGGGTGGGGTGGTTTTGGTGGTGGGGGGTGGGGTGTCCGAAGTGGTAGCCCTGGGCGTGGGAGCAGCCGAGGTCGGTGAGGGTTTGGGCTTGGTGGGGGGTTTCGACGCCTTCGGCGATGATGTCGAGGTTCAGTGCGATGGCCATGGCGACGATCGCTTTCAGGACGGGGGCGTCGGTGCCGGTGTCGGGGATCGCGGCGACGAAGGACCGGTCGATCTTGAGGATGTTGGCGGGGAGTTTCTCGAGCCGGTTGAGGGAGGAGTAGCCGGTGCCGAAGTCGTCGATCGCGATCCGTACTCCGAGGTCGCGCAGGCTGCGCAGGACGGCAAGGACGCGGAGGTGGTCGGCGTCGAAGGTTGATTCGGTCACTTCGATGATCAGCGATGCCGGTGGCAGCCCGGTGTCGGTGAGGATGGCCGCGACGGTGGTGGCGTAGTCGGGGTTGGTCAGTTCGTGGCCGGAGGCGTTGACCGAAACGATCCGGGGCCGTCCGGTGTGTCGGGTGTGGGCGGCGGTGCGTTCGCAGGCCTGTCGCAGCACCCAGGCGCCGATGGCGTGGATCGCGCCGCTGCTTTCGGCGAGCGGGATGAACTCCAGCGGGGGGACCAGCCCCCGGGTGGGGTGGTGCCAGCGGATCAGGGCTTCGTCACCGGTGATCTCGCCCCGTTGCAGATCAACGATCGGTTGGAAGTAGACCTCGAACTCGTCGTTCTCCAGGGCCCGGTAAAACTCGGCCGAGGTCGCGCCGTCGTCGGTCACCCCGTACTGGCTGGTCTGTCCGCCGCCGCTGCTCTTAGCGTTGTAAAGGGCGACGTCGGCGCGGCCTAACAGTTTCGACTGCGAGTCATCCGGGCGCAGTTCAGCGACGCCGGCCGAGAACGACGTCTCATGCGCCACCAGCACCCGCAGTTCATCAGCGACCCCGGCCGCCCGGTTCGCGGTAAACCCCGGCAGGATCAGCGCGAACTCGTCACCGCCCTGACGGCACATCATCAAACCCGCAGCGAGGTTCCGCTGCCAGATCGCCGAGATCGTGGACAGTAACCGGTCACCCTCAGCATGACCGGACAGGTCATTGACCGTCTTGAAATCATCGAGATCGATCACCACCACCGCCAACGCCTGATCACCCCGATGCGCATCAGAGATCGCCCGACCCAGCAGACCATCGAAACCACGCCGACTATGCAACCCCGTCAACGGATCCAAATGAGCCGCCGCCGCCACCCGAGTCAACGACGCAACCAAGACAGCACCCCCGACCAGGACGCCCTGGGTGAAGACGATGTCCGACTCGAGCAACCCAACCACCTGGGCAGCGACGTACACGCATATTTCGCCGAGGACTATGTGAGCGGCGAGGGTAGCCAGTGAGAAGTAGAAGGCACACCCCACACCGATGGCCACGATCATGATCCCGCCGTCCACCTCGGCGGCCGGGTGATCACTAAGCAGGGACATCGACACCGCGACCATCACGGTGCCGACTGACATCAGCACATGACGGGCGGAGTAGGGCAGGAGACGGCCGATCGCCAGCACGACCACCCCGCTGATCGCGGCAAGAACACTCAACACGGCGAGAGCCGTCGCGTGCCGCACCGGGAGCGGCGAGACCGCCAGTGACAGCAAGCCGAGGAGACCTGCGATCAAGTAAGAGTTGCCGGTGGTGAAGGCGAAGACGCCAGGCGTCGCAACGGCGGGTTTGCGTGTCACGAAGGCCCAGAACTCACGCCACCGCACCCCACGGGCCGAACCCGCTGAATCGGCATGACGAAACGCCACACCGTCCAAACGCCCTAGTACGTCCATACCGCCAAGACACTCCGTGTCGAAACAATGGCTGCTCATCCGCAACAACCCGGACGCACAGTTTCCCGTACAAATCGCCTCACCGCGCGCTGAAAACCGCCGGCCGGCGGCACAGCTAGGCGACGGCTGTGGTGGGGGTGGTGTGTTGGTTGTGGGTGGGGTGGTTTTGGTGGTGGGGGGTGGGGTGTCCGAAGTGGTAGCCCTGGGCGTGGGAGCAGCCGAGGTCGGTGAGGGTTTGGGCTTGGTGGGGGGTTTCGACGCCTTCGGCGATGATGTCGAGGTTCAGGGCGATGGCCATGGCGACGATCGCTTTCAGGACGGGGGCGTCGGTGCCGGTGTCGGGGATTGCGGCGACGAATGACCGGTCGATCTTGAGGATGTTGGCGGGGAGTTTCTCGAGCCGGTTGAGGGAGGAGTAGCCGGTGCCGAAGTCGTCGATCGCGATCCGTACTCCGAGGTCGCGCAGGCTGCGCAGGACGGCAAGGACGCGGAGGTGGTCGGCGTCGAAGGTTGATTCGGTCACTTCGATGATCAGCGATGCCGGTGGCAGCCCGGTGTCGGTGAGGATGGCCGCGACGGTGGTGGCGTAGTCGGGGTTGGTCAGTTCGTGGCCGGAGGCGTTGACCGAAACGATCCGGGGCCGTCCGGTGTGTCGGGTGTGGGCGGCGGTGCGTTCGCAGGCCTGTCGCAGCACCCAGGCGCCGATGGCGTGGATCGCGCCGCTGCTTTCGGCGAGCGGGATGAACTCCAGCGGGGGGACCAGCCCCCGGGTGGGGTGGTGCCAGCGGATCAGGGCTTCGTCACCGGTGATCTCGCCCCGTTGCAGATCAACGATCGGTTGGAAGTAGACCTCGAACTCGTCGTTCTCCAGGGCCCGGTAAAACTCGGCCGAGGTCGCGCCGTCGTCGGTCACCCCGTACTGGCTGGTCTGTCCGCCGCCGCTGCTCTTAGCGTTGTAAAGGGCGACGTCGGCGCGGCCTAACAGTTTCGACTGCGAGTCATCCGGGCGCAGTTCAGCGACGCCGGCCGAGAACGACGTCTCATGCGCCACCAGCACCCGCAGTTCATCAGCGACCCCGGCCGCCCGGTTCGCGGTAAACCCCGGCAGGATCAGCGCGAACTCGTCACCGCCCTGACGGCACATCATCAAACCCGCAGCGAGGTTCCGCTGCCAGATCGCCGAGATCGTGGACAGTAACCGGTCACCCTCAGCATGACCGGACAGGTCATTGACCGTCTTGAAATCATCGAGATCGATCACCACCACCGCCAACGCCTGATCACCCCGATGCGCATCAGAGATCGCCCGACCCAGCAGACCATCGAAACCACGCCGACTATGCAACCCCGTCAACGGATCCAAATGAGCCGCCGCCGCCACCCGAGTCAACGACGCAACCAGTACGACGCCCGCCACAAGAATCCCTTGCATATAAAGGACTTCCGACTCCCTGAGGCCGGCGTGGTGGGTCGCGACGTACATGCATACCTCGGCGACGACAGTTTGAATGGCGAGGGCGGCCAAGGAGAAGTAGAAGGCACACCCCACACCGATGGCCAGGAACATGATCCCGCCGTCAACGGCGGCAGCGGGGCGATCACCGAGCAGGGCAACTGTCACCGCGATGAGCAACGTACCCGCGAAGATGAGTCCGTGGGAGGCAAACTGGGGCAGGAAGCGGCCGACCGCCAACACGACCACCCCGCTGATCAGGGCAAGAACACTCAACACGGTCAGCGCCGTCTCGTGTCGCACCGGGACCGGAGCCGCGGCCATCGACAACAACCGGAGTAGCCCGGCAATGATGTAGTAGCTGCCCGCACAGGCGGCGAAGGCGCGAGGCGTGGCTACGGCGGGTTTGCGCGTCACGAAGGCCCAGAACTCACGCCACCGCACCCCACGGGCCGAACCCGCTGAATCGGCATGACGAAACGCCACACCGTCCAAACGCCCTAGTACGTCCATACCGCCAAGACACTCCGTGTCGAAACAATGGCTGCTCATCCGCAACAACCCGGACGCACAGTTTCCCGTACAAATCGCCTCACCGCGCGCTGAAAACCGCCGGCCGGCGGCACAGCTAGCCGGGCCGTTCGCGGCGGGCGCCCCGACGCATTCGTATGCTGGCTCGGTGGCAACACCTCGGGTTGCTGCAGTCTCGCTCGACTGCGCTGATCCAAGCGAGTTGGGGTCGTTCTATGCCCAGCTACTCGCCGGCGAGACTCTGTGGAGCAGCGCTAGCAGCGTCGGCGTCCGCGCGGCTGGCGTAGTTCTGGTGGCTCAGCGGGTAACGCCATACGCTCGGCCAGAGTGGCCGGGTAAATCTGTCGTACATCTTGACCTGACGGCGACGCCGGACCTGGAGACCGCGATTACGCGTGCGGTTCGACTTGGCGCCACGCTGGTTGAGCCGCAGTACGACGACCGATGGAGTGTGCTGCTTGATCCGGCGGGGCATCCGTTCTGCATCACCACATTGACGCCACCCGAATGACGCAGCCGCGGCTCATGGACCCGGGAGGGGAGGCAACGCGGTGTGCAGGGGCCATGGCGCGTGAGGCACGCGTCATCCGTTCTAGTTGTCATAATGTTGATTATCGGCGATCGAATTTGGTGTGCGCAGGTGCGACATCTCGCCAAGTCGACAAAGTGCCTGCGATAGCGGGACGAACCACATGCGAACATCGGCGACCCTGACGTGAACCCGCGGCAGATGTCCGGCACGCAGGCGGCCCGCGCCGGTGACAAAGTTGCGTCACGTCTGGAGTCCCACCAGTCGCATAGACGCGTCGCGGTACGACAGCAGCCCCGATGCGCGACACGACGCATCGCGGTCTGCGCACTACCCCTTCCCTGCGACGTCGGCAGAATCAGCACAACCTGACATAATGTGTGGCGATCCGCCGGGACGACCGGCACAGAGGCGTTACTCGTCGAGCAGCGAGATGAGCCGCGCCGGCGCGATCGCGCGATAGGCGTCCTCTACGAGCTCGGCAACCTCCGGCCACTCGATACCGGTATCCAGGCGCACGCCGACCCATCCGCGGTGGCCAACGTACGGAGGTCGGAAGAAGTAATCGGGGTTCGCCGAGATCAGGTCAGCCTGGACGCCCTCCTCGGCCGCACACCAGAACGACAGATTCTGATCACCATGGTGATACCCGACGAACATCACGAAAGTCTTCTTGCCCCGGATGAACCAGGTGTTCGCGCCGTGGCTGATCCGCTCGTCAACCTCGGGCAGCGCTGTGCAGAGCGTCCGCAGTCTCTCCACTGGTGACTCGCTCATGCTGGCGAGTATTCCGTGACACCCCGGAAATGGCGAGCGGTTCGCGTGGGCCGCGACGACCTCCGGGTAGCGTCGGGATCCGTGAGCGACTCCACTCCCCCAACCCCAGCCCCACCGACGAGCGCCCTGGCGTCCGTCCCCGCCGCCGGTACGCGTCGGGCCACCCCGATGCCGGCCCATCTCAAGTTCTTCTACGGGCCGATGGACTGCGGGAAGTCGACGTTGGCTCTGCAGATCGACCACAACCACTCCCGCCAGGGACGCAGCGGAATGCTCCTCACCCGCTATGACCGATCAGCGGGCGCCCGCATCACGACCAGGGTCGGGTTGAGCCACAGCGCGATCGAGATCGACGACGAGACCGACCTGCGAGTGCTGGTGCGGCAGCGTTGGGCCAGCGGTCAGGCGCTGGACTACCTGATCATCGACGAAGCGGGGTTCCTCAACCCCGAGCACGTCGACCAGCTGGCCGAGCTCGTCGACGACTGGCACGTGGACGTCTACTGCTTCGGACTGGCCACCGATTTCCGTAGTCTGCTTCTCCCTGGCGCCAAGCGGCTCATCGAATTGGCCGACGAACTGCACCCGGTGCACGTCGAGGTGCTCTGCTGGTGCGGGCGACCCGGACAGCAGAATGCCCGGATCGTGAACGGGCGAGTAGTACGGGAGGGCGACACGGTGGCCGTCGGCGACACCAGCGTAGATGGAGCGTCGATGCGCTACGAGGTGCTCTGCCGGGCCCACTATCGGGGCGGTCAGCTCAGCCGGTCAGCCGTGCCCGACCAGCAGCTCAGCCTCGACGTCTGAACGAATCCCAGGCCGCTACGAAGCCGACCGCGGCCGCGCCTACGGCCAGGGCCGACCCGACCGCGCCCCGAACCGGATCCAGGCGCCGCTCCTGCGCAGCATTCGCGATAACCGCTCCGTCGACGAGATCGCTCACCGCTCCGGCCACCAGCCACGGTGCACGACCACGGTGACCAAGCGCCGTCGCCAGGGTGCCGATTCCGATGCTCACGTCGCGTACTGCCGCCATCCGGGCCAGCCAGCTCACCCGGGTCGCGGTCCCGGTGTCGAGGCCGATGACGCGGGTCGAGAAGACGGGGTGGACCAGGAAGGTCGTTCCGAGGGCCGTCCGGCCGACACCGATCCCGAGCGCAGCGTGCCGGAGCGGAATCCGCGGGATACGGCGCCGACGTCCCTCGACCACAGCGACTTCGACGTCAGAATCGAGGGCGGGCTCAGTGTCCCAGCCGGACACCTCGGACGCGCCTGCACGACGACCCAGAACTCGCACCGGACTCTCCTTCTCGTAGATGGACCCTCACGCCCACGTTCAGACCCGCCGGGAATCCTCCGGGACGCCGAAACGTTGGCTAGATGAGACAATAGAGCGTTGGGGTTGCTTGCTCATGCGCCGAGCCGGG
Coding sequences within it:
- a CDS encoding Pyridoxamine 5'-phosphate oxidase, which codes for MPITNSWLAGPAPTAPCPPELLEERILNLLSTQNLAVIATVAEDGSPAATPVRFYSLGFEIMFTSWNDSPKSRNLRRDSRVSAGIVAPLVGQASSRGAQIFGTARTLERDEPEADDYWDAFRWQSDHVERGRSVNEPPRDPLTIITPRRIVYTDHWLRRDGYSPRQIWHGL
- a CDS encoding prevent-host-death family protein, which encodes MTSVASRDLRNHTAEVLRQVSDGTRITITVNGKPVAELSPVRALRPQFFSRADLLTLIVDHQADAALTHDLAVLAADTTDDLDPL
- a CDS encoding transcriptional regulator, TetR family; protein product: MNGAQVDNASEVRTRNARGEARREDLLGRITDDVVANGLADFSLRRAARACGTTHKVLLYHFGSLESLLATIVRELRGRRVQVGLSASSMGGTTLAERVLSLWPGLVGPEADALDQAVGLAMTDPARYGSLTDTALDEYLPALRGICPETWDEPRKHEVASLILATLRGLVLTRRTSTVPFDPTPALAALQRALDREESTDSK
- a CDS encoding Polyketide cyclase / dehydrase and lipid transport (manually curated) — encoded protein: MTDIRPRSLTASINIAASREAVWRVVADVRRTGEWSPECVSVTPIGRLRAGSFLLGRNRRGRIRWVTLSRVTECEPAAAIAWTVLTNRSRWRYELQTDANGTTVIETRRTPRGESRFALWFTRVFLEGQAVHDDELESGMAAGLGRIKRIVESVPTVGP
- a CDS encoding diguanylate cyclase (GGDEF) domain-containing protein, giving the protein MDVLGRLDGVAFRHADSAGSARGVRWREFWAFVTRKPAVATPGVFAFTTGNSYLIAGLLGLLSLAVSPLPVRHATALAVLSVLAAISGVVVLAIGRLLPYSARHVLMSVGTVMVAVSMSLLSDHPAAEVDGGIMIVAIGVGCAFYFSLATLAAHIVLGEICVYVAAQVVGLLESDIVFTQGVLVGGAVLVASLTRVAAAAHLDPLTGLHSRRGFDGLLGRAISDAHRGDQALAVVVIDLDDFKTVNDLSGHAEGDRLLSTISAIWQRNLAAGLMMCRQGGDEFALILPGFTANRAAGVADELRVLVAHETSFSAGVAELRPDDSQSKLLGRADVALYNAKSSGGGQTSQYGVTDDGATSAEFYRALENDEFEVYFQPIVDLQRGEITGDEALIRWHHPTRGLVPPLEFIPLAESSGAIHAIGAWVLRQACERTAAHTRHTGRPRIVSVNASGHELTNPDYATTVAAILTDTGLPPASLIIEVTESTFDADHLRVLAVLRSLRDLGVRIAIDDFGTGYSSLNRLEKLPANILKIDRSFVAAIPDTGTDAPVLKAIVAMAIALNLDIIAEGVETPHQAQTLTDLGCSHAQGYHFGHPTPHHQNHPTHNQHTTPTTAVA
- a CDS encoding diguanylate cyclase (GGDEF) domain-containing protein, with product MDVLGRLDGVAFRHADSAGSARGVRWREFWAFVTRKPAVATPRAFAACAGSYYIIAGLLRLLSMAAAPVPVRHETALTVLSVLALISGVVVLAVGRFLPQFASHGLIFAGTLLIAVTVALLGDRPAAAVDGGIMFLAIGVGCAFYFSLAALAIQTVVAEVCMYVATHHAGLRESEVLYMQGILVAGVVLVASLTRVAAAAHLDPLTGLHSRRGFDGLLGRAISDAHRGDQALAVVVIDLDDFKTVNDLSGHAEGDRLLSTISAIWQRNLAAGLMMCRQGGDEFALILPGFTANRAAGVADELRVLVAHETSFSAGVAELRPDDSQSKLLGRADVALYNAKSSGGGQTSQYGVTDDGATSAEFYRALENDEFEVYFQPIVDLQRGEITGDEALIRWHHPTRGLVPPLEFIPLAESSGAIHAIGAWVLRQACERTAAHTRHTGRPRIVSVNASGHELTNPDYATTVAAILTDTGLPPASLIIEVTESTFDADHLRVLAVLRSLRDLGVRIAIDDFGTGYSSLNRLEKLPANILKIDRSFVAAIPDTGTDAPVLKAIVAMAIALNLDIIAEGVETPHQAQTLTDLGCSHAQGYHFGHPTPHHQNHPTHNQHTTPTTAVA
- a CDS encoding hypothetical protein (manually curated); translation: MATPRVAAVSLDCADPSELGSFYAQLLAGETLWSSASSVGVRAAGVVLVAQRVTPYARPEWPGKSVVHLDLTATPDLETAITRAVRLGATLVEPQYDDRWSVLLDPAGHPFCITTLTPPE
- a CDS encoding Predicted DNA-binding protein, MmcQ/YjbR family, coding for MSESPVERLRTLCTALPEVDERISHGANTWFIRGKKTFVMFVGYHHGDQNLSFWCAAEEGVQADLISANPDYFFRPPYVGHRGWVGVRLDTGIEWPEVAELVEDAYRAIAPARLISLLDE
- a CDS encoding thymidine kinase; protein product: MGRDDLRVASGSVSDSTPPTPAPPTSALASVPAAGTRRATPMPAHLKFFYGPMDCGKSTLALQIDHNHSRQGRSGMLLTRYDRSAGARITTRVGLSHSAIEIDDETDLRVLVRQRWASGQALDYLIIDEAGFLNPEHVDQLAELVDDWHVDVYCFGLATDFRSLLLPGAKRLIELADELHPVHVEVLCWCGRPGQQNARIVNGRVVREGDTVAVGDTSVDGASMRYEVLCRAHYRGGQLSRSAVPDQQLSLDV